A genomic segment from Roseibium algicola encodes:
- a CDS encoding FliI/YscN family ATPase: MPNAPYLNALDQISASLAALETEIGPVKLSGRVTQVSSESIRVSGLSRVVCLGDLVQFEGRAGTRQGEIIRLDQKDVVIKPLERVTDIGIGSVASVMGGLAIHPDMSWRGRIVNALGEPIDGAGPLAHGVEAFLLDRAPPPAMNRSKISEGVRTGVRVIDLFTPLCVGQRVGVFAGSGVGKSTLLGMLAGFGDFDTVVVGLVGERGREVREFIDDILGETLAHSVVVASTGDESAMQRRLAPKTAMSVAEYFRAQGHKVLLILDSATRFAHAARDVALAAGEPPVARGFPPSVFADLARLIERAGPGSSGEGSITGIFSVLVDGDDHNDPVSDAIRGLLDGHIVLDRQIAEAGHYPPVSVLKSTSRLADRAWTQDQQELIHRIKGLISYYEDTKDLRLMGGFQTAGDEKLEKACRLVPKIYEALRQRADQVAPSDPFADLAQALAADT, translated from the coding sequence ATGCCGAACGCTCCGTATCTGAACGCACTTGATCAAATCTCCGCGTCTTTGGCGGCCCTGGAAACTGAGATCGGGCCCGTCAAACTCAGCGGACGTGTGACCCAGGTTTCTTCCGAATCCATTCGCGTCTCCGGTCTTTCCCGCGTGGTTTGCCTGGGCGATCTGGTGCAGTTCGAAGGGCGGGCCGGCACCCGGCAGGGCGAGATCATCCGGCTCGACCAGAAGGACGTGGTAATCAAGCCATTGGAGCGCGTGACCGACATTGGCATCGGCAGCGTTGCTTCGGTCATGGGCGGACTCGCCATTCATCCGGACATGAGCTGGCGCGGCCGGATCGTGAATGCGCTTGGTGAACCGATTGATGGGGCAGGGCCGCTTGCCCATGGTGTGGAAGCGTTTCTTCTTGACCGCGCACCGCCACCGGCGATGAACCGAAGCAAGATTTCCGAAGGGGTTCGAACCGGTGTGCGGGTGATCGATCTGTTCACACCACTGTGCGTCGGACAGCGTGTCGGCGTTTTTGCTGGTTCCGGCGTTGGCAAATCCACACTTCTTGGCATGCTGGCCGGGTTTGGGGACTTTGACACGGTTGTGGTCGGTCTCGTTGGCGAACGCGGCCGCGAAGTGCGCGAGTTCATTGATGACATCCTGGGCGAGACCTTGGCGCATTCCGTTGTTGTCGCCTCGACTGGCGATGAAAGCGCCATGCAGCGCCGGCTTGCCCCCAAGACGGCTATGAGCGTTGCCGAGTACTTTCGTGCGCAAGGTCACAAGGTGCTGCTCATTCTGGATTCCGCCACCCGATTTGCCCATGCCGCACGGGATGTGGCGCTGGCGGCTGGGGAACCTCCTGTCGCCCGCGGGTTTCCGCCAAGCGTCTTTGCTGATCTTGCCCGCCTCATCGAACGCGCCGGACCTGGAAGCAGCGGCGAGGGCTCAATCACAGGGATCTTTTCCGTTCTTGTTGACGGTGACGACCACAACGATCCGGTTTCCGATGCAATTCGTGGTCTTCTGGATGGGCACATCGTACTGGATCGTCAGATTGCCGAGGCCGGCCACTATCCGCCGGTCAGCGTATTGAAATCCACCTCGCGGCTTGCCGACCGGGCCTGGACACAGGATCAGCAGGAACTTATCCATCGGATCAAGGGGCTGATATCCTACTATGAAGATACAAAGGATCTCCGCCTGATGGGCGGTTTCCAGACTGCGGGCGACGAAAAACTGGAAAAGGCCTGCAGACTTGTGCCCAAGATTTACGAAGCGCTGAGACAGCGCGCAGACCAGGTGGCACCGTCCGATCCCTTTGCAGACCTGGCCCAGGCTTTAGCTGCCGATACGTAA
- a CDS encoding response regulator transcription factor — translation MTAGYASAFDREGYASLELHPSELLDWLEITCAQDLGSVDAILLGECEERCGYVASIRSRCPEAQIVALEDTANLESTLDLFSAGMDDVLKKPVHVREIIARVGAFRRRITSRNNSAGTGAIEVFFDGRDPVVGGDVMELPRRERRILEYLVKNKGRRVTKTQIFNAVYGVMNDGVDECVVESHISKLRKKLRKKLGYDAIESTRYIGYMLKDATATKQKVADTRRQVQASPATAHAVEVPVDTRTTTNKPFLSVVNA, via the coding sequence GTGACCGCAGGCTATGCCTCGGCATTCGACCGGGAAGGCTATGCCTCCCTGGAACTTCATCCATCGGAACTTCTTGACTGGCTGGAAATCACCTGTGCCCAGGATCTGGGCTCGGTTGACGCCATCCTTCTGGGAGAGTGTGAAGAAAGATGCGGCTACGTTGCATCGATCCGCAGCCGGTGTCCGGAAGCCCAGATCGTGGCTCTGGAAGATACCGCCAACCTTGAGAGCACGCTCGACCTGTTTTCCGCAGGTATGGACGATGTTCTGAAGAAGCCGGTTCATGTTCGGGAAATCATTGCCCGCGTCGGAGCTTTCCGCCGCCGGATCACTTCCCGGAACAATTCAGCAGGCACCGGTGCCATCGAAGTCTTCTTCGACGGTCGCGATCCAGTCGTCGGTGGGGACGTCATGGAACTGCCGCGCCGGGAACGCCGCATTCTTGAATATCTCGTCAAGAACAAGGGACGGCGTGTCACCAAGACACAGATCTTCAATGCTGTTTACGGCGTCATGAACGACGGCGTGGATGAATGTGTCGTGGAAAGCCACATCTCCAAGCTGCGCAAGAAATTGCGGAAAAAGCTTGGCTACGATGCAATCGAGTCGACGCGCTACATCGGCTACATGCTGAAAGACGCCACGGCCACCAAGCAGAAGGTTGCAGACACCCGGCGTCAGGTTCAGGCCTCGCCAGCAACCGCACACGCTGTAGAGGTTCCGGTTGACACCCGCACCACCACCAACAAGCCGTTTTTGTCAGTGGTCAATGCCTAA
- a CDS encoding sensor histidine kinase, with protein MTLNGSTSLPYTPKEMGRSSLSRTFILYTLGLFAVLGVIFIGILTKITWDASHARAIRVTEAFFQATKRPFERAIWTVNADATLQLIRGLESLEVVEKVWVETPDTGNFGEPVTGPRAAEALSYTLNSPSTILHKDAIGQVFILIDRNTISYEIVSTVGFIVTAIIVYLLLLAIVIRTVFRRLIGQPLSAIVEYLSTPRLIEDPPKAELMPGRADEIGILAASLQSMVQRRHLDLQKIQEYQTNLEDLVAHRTEQLKLVQEELIQADNLAALGALVAGVSHELNTPLGNALMAATTIKDSTGYLRTELEEQKLSKEALENEVERISDTAHIIEKTLGRARELVGNFRQVAVDRQSEKKRSFNFDHIIRETLATLQPTLKKTPFKVELDLHADEIIDSYPGAVSQLVSNFVENAIKHGYEGRSEGLIKLSSQVVHPKDKNRNNSNERKIIFKCQDFGVGIPEKNLKKVFEPFFTTKFGKGGSGLGMAICYQLVTEALNGTISVSSSVGSGTEFIIEFPAMAAQDTRKPLGQKVH; from the coding sequence TTGACACTGAACGGCAGTACGTCGTTGCCATATACTCCCAAGGAGATGGGCCGTTCCAGCCTGTCCCGGACATTCATTCTCTATACGCTCGGTCTTTTCGCTGTTCTTGGCGTCATATTCATCGGCATTCTCACGAAGATCACGTGGGACGCCTCTCACGCACGCGCCATTCGTGTGACCGAGGCCTTCTTTCAGGCAACCAAACGCCCGTTTGAACGCGCCATCTGGACAGTCAATGCGGACGCGACCCTGCAGCTCATCCGCGGGTTGGAAAGTCTCGAAGTTGTCGAGAAAGTCTGGGTTGAAACACCGGACACAGGCAATTTCGGTGAACCTGTTACCGGGCCGCGCGCTGCCGAAGCTCTCAGTTATACACTCAATTCGCCCAGCACCATCCTGCACAAGGATGCAATCGGGCAGGTGTTCATTCTCATCGACCGCAACACGATTTCCTATGAAATCGTTTCGACTGTCGGGTTCATCGTCACCGCGATCATTGTCTATCTGCTGTTGCTCGCCATTGTGATCAGAACAGTCTTTCGCCGTCTGATCGGTCAGCCGCTTTCTGCAATCGTGGAGTATCTTTCCACGCCGCGCCTGATCGAAGATCCACCCAAGGCCGAACTGATGCCTGGCCGAGCGGACGAAATCGGTATTCTCGCCGCCAGTCTCCAGTCCATGGTTCAGCGCCGGCATCTGGATTTGCAGAAAATTCAAGAATACCAGACTAATCTCGAGGACTTGGTCGCCCACCGGACGGAGCAGCTTAAGTTGGTGCAGGAAGAGCTTATCCAGGCAGATAATCTGGCCGCGCTTGGCGCGCTGGTTGCCGGGGTTTCGCACGAGCTGAACACGCCTCTTGGAAACGCGTTGATGGCGGCCACGACCATCAAGGATTCAACCGGTTACTTGCGTACCGAACTTGAAGAGCAGAAACTGAGCAAGGAAGCTCTGGAAAACGAAGTCGAACGTATTTCCGATACCGCGCATATCATCGAGAAGACACTCGGCCGGGCCCGCGAGCTTGTAGGGAACTTTCGTCAGGTGGCTGTCGACAGGCAGAGCGAGAAGAAGCGGTCCTTCAATTTCGACCACATCATTCGTGAAACTCTTGCAACACTGCAGCCGACGCTCAAGAAAACGCCTTTCAAGGTCGAGCTTGATCTCCATGCGGACGAAATCATCGATAGCTATCCTGGCGCGGTCAGTCAGCTCGTCTCGAATTTTGTCGAAAACGCCATCAAGCACGGATACGAGGGGCGCAGCGAAGGTCTGATCAAGCTGTCTTCCCAGGTGGTTCACCCGAAGGACAAGAACCGAAACAATTCGAACGAACGCAAGATTATCTTCAAATGCCAGGATTTCGGTGTAGGCATTCCGGAGAAGAATCTGAAAAAAGTATTCGAGCCGTTCTTCACGACGAAGTTCGGCAAAGGAGGATCCGGTTTAGGGATGGCGATTTGTTACCAGCTGGTCACCGAAGCCCTGAACGGAACCATCTCGGTGTCTTCCAGCGTCGGGTCGGGAACCGAATTCATTATCGAATTCCCCGCCATGGCCGCTCAGGATACCAGGAAGCCTCTCGGACAGAAGGTGCATTGA
- a CDS encoding bifunctional diguanylate cyclase/phosphodiesterase, protein MDFLAPSEPEVKKITKAPWKILIVDDDPDVHEVTKIAVGGCIFENRPFELLHALSAQEARQILLKHPDIAVALVDVVMESDTAGLGLVSWIRSELGNHFTRLILRTGQPGYAPQTDVIMKFDIDGYTEKAELSRTKLITAIVTGLRGYKLVMSLETNRKKLKQLNEHFAAIVEKNALSEFAAAVLKHFTVLVGQPVDSLLCGLETLPDYGSFDKSNVRVLAATGNFEDKIDLPVDVISDDAIRNAVARCVETQATCSSPKGIALPLVTRNGMTGALYLGISEELLEELVGSEVVQLFVSNVALGYEKTGLLEHIRNLAYVDRVTGLSTFSGFIETFQRHAANGAKLLVVHSDIQRFRVIVDGIGDEKAGAVLKRTGHRLSQTFPDALTIARKEKDEFLILLKGGEENTIQDVVARIEDAFQQPITLEDNQITLRLRLGFASTGTETQSAEELVRFASIALNDVRQKGVTNHAVFHPLMQEAAFERLRLASLLTGSSNQTKFSLNYQPIMHARDESLASFEALMRFRTPSGTFLNTARMIEAAEASGLITEIGAWMFKTSFTEFSSLTGISDDVRLNVNLSPRQVQANRIYKDIEDAVTAAELPLDRLVFEVTEGLFLSNDQVTLAFLTWLRDKGARVVIDDFGTGYSSFSYLRKLPVDGIKIDRSFIMNMDQDADALAVVKSIIAVAQALDLNVTAEGVETVAQRNIMQELHCDYLQGYFYAKPLATNDLSGFIQKAVEPGVAFG, encoded by the coding sequence ATGGACTTTCTTGCCCCCTCCGAGCCGGAAGTGAAGAAGATCACGAAGGCGCCCTGGAAAATCCTGATTGTCGATGACGATCCCGACGTACATGAAGTCACCAAGATCGCCGTTGGTGGATGCATCTTCGAAAATCGTCCGTTTGAACTTTTGCATGCTCTCTCGGCTCAGGAAGCCCGGCAGATCCTGTTGAAACACCCCGATATCGCGGTGGCGCTTGTCGATGTCGTCATGGAAAGCGATACGGCAGGTCTCGGGCTTGTGAGCTGGATCCGTTCCGAACTCGGCAATCATTTCACGAGGTTGATCCTGCGTACAGGTCAACCCGGGTATGCACCGCAGACCGACGTGATCATGAAATTCGACATCGACGGCTACACCGAAAAAGCCGAATTGTCGCGTACCAAGCTGATTACAGCCATCGTTACAGGTCTGCGCGGTTACAAGCTTGTCATGTCGCTTGAGACCAACCGCAAGAAGCTCAAGCAGTTAAACGAGCATTTTGCAGCTATTGTCGAAAAGAACGCCCTGAGTGAATTTGCTGCGGCAGTCCTGAAGCATTTCACGGTTCTTGTCGGGCAACCTGTCGACAGCCTGTTGTGTGGTCTTGAGACGCTTCCCGACTACGGGTCCTTCGACAAGTCCAACGTCCGTGTGCTCGCGGCAACGGGAAATTTCGAGGACAAGATTGATCTGCCGGTGGACGTCATCAGTGACGATGCGATCCGCAATGCCGTGGCAAGATGCGTCGAGACACAGGCAACATGCTCGTCGCCCAAAGGAATTGCTCTTCCGCTTGTCACTCGTAACGGCATGACAGGCGCGCTTTATCTCGGTATTTCCGAGGAGTTGCTGGAGGAGCTCGTCGGGTCGGAAGTCGTGCAGTTGTTTGTTTCCAACGTCGCGCTTGGCTACGAGAAGACCGGCCTTTTGGAGCATATTCGCAACCTTGCTTATGTCGATCGCGTGACCGGGTTGTCGACATTCTCCGGTTTCATCGAAACCTTTCAGCGCCACGCCGCCAACGGTGCCAAGCTGCTGGTTGTTCATTCCGACATCCAGAGATTCCGTGTCATTGTCGACGGGATCGGCGACGAAAAGGCGGGCGCGGTCTTGAAACGGACCGGCCACCGCCTGTCGCAGACTTTCCCCGATGCGCTCACCATTGCCAGGAAGGAAAAGGACGAATTTCTTATCCTTCTGAAGGGCGGTGAAGAGAATACGATTCAGGATGTGGTTGCGCGGATCGAAGATGCTTTCCAGCAACCGATAACGCTCGAAGACAACCAGATCACCCTTCGACTGCGGCTGGGGTTTGCATCCACCGGCACCGAGACGCAGAGCGCGGAAGAACTCGTGCGTTTTGCCTCCATCGCCCTTAACGATGTGCGTCAGAAAGGGGTGACCAACCACGCGGTTTTTCATCCGCTGATGCAGGAAGCTGCCTTTGAGCGCCTGCGGCTTGCTTCACTGCTTACCGGTAGTTCCAACCAGACGAAGTTTTCGCTGAATTATCAGCCGATCATGCACGCCCGGGACGAGAGCCTTGCGTCCTTCGAGGCCCTGATGCGGTTCCGTACCCCGAGTGGAACGTTCCTGAATACCGCTCGGATGATCGAAGCTGCCGAAGCCAGTGGTCTTATTACCGAAATCGGCGCGTGGATGTTCAAGACGTCCTTTACCGAGTTCAGCAGCTTGACCGGAATTTCCGATGACGTTCGGTTGAACGTGAACCTGTCTCCCAGGCAGGTTCAAGCAAACCGGATCTACAAGGACATCGAAGATGCTGTGACAGCCGCCGAACTGCCGCTGGATCGCCTCGTATTCGAGGTGACCGAAGGGCTGTTCCTCAGCAACGATCAGGTGACTCTGGCCTTCCTGACGTGGCTGCGTGACAAGGGTGCGCGTGTCGTTATTGACGATTTCGGCACCGGGTATTCCTCGTTCAGTTATCTGCGCAAGCTGCCGGTTGACGGTATCAAGATCGACCGAAGCTTTATTATGAACATGGATCAGGATGCGGATGCACTTGCTGTCGTGAAATCCATCATCGCCGTTGCGCAGGCGCTGGATCTGAACGTTACAGCAGAAGGTGTCGAGACTGTTGCCCAGAGAAATATCATGCAGGAGCTGCATTGCGACTACCTGCAAGGATATTTCTACGCCAAGCCTCTGGCGACCAATGACCTGTCCGGTTTCATCCAGAAGGCTGTCGAACCGGGGGTTGCCTTCGGATAA
- a CDS encoding SRPBCC family protein: MDMSGSHRIPAKRETVWQALNDPDVLRACIPGCESLEKTSDTEMTAAVTSKIGPVKAKFKGEVTLENINPPESYTISGEGKGGVAGFAKGSADVKLTEEGDETILSYEAKAQVGGKLAQLGSRLIDSTAKKMAEDFFTKFSEMVGSPAGQDETATTAGADDDLDPGVAEEAKRIAIEESPGEVMHVIEDAEHAVEEKIHQAEQNIEAAAGRNVFGGPMVWGLVLLAAVIVVLALAS, from the coding sequence ATGGACATGAGCGGCTCCCACCGGATTCCGGCCAAACGGGAAACCGTATGGCAAGCCTTGAACGATCCGGATGTCTTGCGGGCCTGCATCCCGGGCTGCGAAAGCCTCGAGAAGACCTCGGACACCGAAATGACCGCCGCGGTCACATCGAAAATCGGGCCTGTAAAAGCCAAATTCAAAGGGGAAGTAACCCTTGAGAACATCAATCCTCCGGAAAGCTACACGATCTCGGGAGAAGGCAAGGGCGGCGTCGCCGGGTTTGCCAAGGGGTCTGCGGATGTGAAGCTTACGGAGGAAGGTGACGAAACCATACTTTCCTACGAAGCCAAGGCGCAGGTCGGGGGCAAACTTGCCCAGCTCGGCAGCCGGCTGATCGATTCCACCGCCAAGAAAATGGCGGAAGACTTTTTCACGAAGTTCTCCGAGATGGTTGGTTCACCGGCAGGGCAGGACGAAACTGCGACCACAGCTGGTGCCGATGACGATCTGGATCCCGGTGTGGCCGAGGAAGCCAAGCGGATCGCGATTGAAGAGTCCCCTGGCGAAGTCATGCACGTAATTGAGGATGCGGAGCATGCAGTCGAGGAAAAGATCCATCAGGCGGAACAAAATATTGAAGCCGCTGCGGGACGCAACGTGTTCGGCGGCCCCATGGTCTGGGGGCTCGTGTTGCTCGCCGCCGTGATTGTCGTGCTTGCACTTGCAAGTTGA
- a CDS encoding (2Fe-2S)-binding protein: protein MSKVSMVLNGKTVSADVEDRTLLVSFIRDVRGLTGTHVGCDTSQCGACVVHVDGKAVKSCTMLAAQADGAEVVTLEGIGTADSLHPVQAAFREHHGLQCGFCTPGMIMTAVDMIKRHGAGNLDEATIRHELEGNICRCTGYHNIVKAIKAASDQMAGMAQAAE from the coding sequence ATGTCGAAAGTATCGATGGTATTGAACGGCAAGACGGTTTCGGCTGATGTCGAAGACCGGACGCTGCTCGTATCGTTTATCCGGGACGTGCGCGGATTGACTGGTACGCACGTTGGCTGCGACACCTCGCAATGCGGTGCCTGCGTTGTGCATGTCGACGGCAAGGCCGTAAAGTCTTGCACCATGCTCGCAGCCCAGGCCGACGGCGCAGAAGTTGTAACACTTGAGGGGATCGGCACAGCCGACAGCCTGCACCCCGTACAGGCAGCTTTCCGTGAACATCACGGGCTTCAGTGCGGCTTCTGTACCCCCGGCATGATCATGACCGCCGTGGACATGATCAAGCGTCATGGTGCTGGAAATCTCGACGAGGCAACCATTCGCCACGAGCTGGAAGGCAATATCTGCCGCTGCACCGGCTACCACAATATCGTCAAGGCGATCAAAGCCGCCTCCGATCAAATGGCCGGTATGGCTCAGGCCGCCGAATAA
- a CDS encoding xanthine dehydrogenase family protein molybdopterin-binding subunit — protein MAVEGIGARALRKEDKRFITGKGKYTDDMTMPGMGYAAFVRSPHAHAKVKGIDASAALAMPGVDAVLTGDQLVGDGIGNLICGWMIHSKDGSPMKMGGWRALEPEIVRHVGQAVAVVVADTQAQARDAADAVVVDYEELPAVIDPLAALEAGAPQIHPEAEGNLIYDWEIGDEGATNAAFEKAAHVTRMEIHNNRLVPNAMEPRAALAGYDAAEEHYTLYTTSQNPHVARLVLSAFYNVAPENKLRVIAPDVGGGFGSKIYIYPEEMVCLWASKRVGRPVKWVSDRTEAFLTDAHGRDHRSEAELALDADNKILGLRVKTIANLGAYMSLFSSSVPTYLYATLLSGQYDIPAIHANVKTVYTNTTPVDAYRGAGRPEATYLLERIMETAAREVGLSPAEFRRKNFIRTFPHQTPVIMCYDAGDYDATLDAALKAADYDGFAARKAEAASRGKLRGIGLSCYIEACGIAPSAAVGSLGAGVGLWESAEVRVNPVGSIEVLTGSHSHGQGHETTFAQLISERFGLDTNAVSIVHGDTDKVQFGMGTYGSRSGAVGMSAIVKALDKVEAKAKKIAAHLMEASEGDIQIEGGELKVAGTDKKLTFTEVALAAYTAHNLPEGMEPGLKEGAFYDPTNFTFPAGTYVCEVEVDPDTGKTEVVNFVAADDFGNIINPMIVEGQVHGGITQGIGQALLENASYDENGQLLTASYMDYCMPRADDVPSYNLSTHVTACPGNPLGMKGCGEAGAIGSPPAVINAITDAIGDNSLSMPASPEKVWALYHAGVKQAAE, from the coding sequence ATGGCAGTTGAAGGGATTGGCGCCCGTGCCTTGCGCAAGGAAGACAAGCGCTTCATTACCGGCAAGGGCAAATACACCGACGATATGACCATGCCGGGCATGGGGTACGCTGCTTTCGTTCGCTCGCCGCACGCGCATGCAAAGGTCAAGGGGATTGACGCGAGCGCTGCTCTGGCAATGCCGGGTGTGGATGCGGTTCTCACCGGCGACCAACTGGTGGGTGATGGTATCGGCAACCTGATCTGTGGCTGGATGATCCATTCCAAGGATGGTTCGCCGATGAAGATGGGCGGTTGGCGCGCACTGGAACCGGAAATTGTCCGCCATGTCGGGCAGGCCGTTGCCGTGGTTGTGGCCGATACGCAGGCTCAGGCACGTGATGCTGCTGACGCGGTTGTGGTTGATTATGAGGAATTGCCAGCCGTTATCGATCCGCTTGCGGCACTCGAAGCAGGTGCCCCGCAGATTCACCCGGAAGCCGAAGGCAACCTGATCTACGATTGGGAAATTGGCGACGAAGGAGCCACAAACGCGGCCTTCGAAAAGGCTGCTCATGTCACGCGCATGGAGATCCACAACAACCGCCTCGTTCCGAACGCGATGGAGCCGCGCGCAGCTCTTGCAGGTTACGATGCGGCCGAGGAGCACTATACGCTTTACACCACTTCGCAGAATCCACATGTGGCTCGCCTGGTGTTGTCGGCCTTCTACAACGTTGCTCCTGAAAACAAGTTGCGTGTGATTGCGCCTGATGTTGGCGGTGGCTTTGGTTCCAAGATCTACATCTACCCGGAAGAAATGGTCTGCCTATGGGCGTCCAAACGTGTCGGTCGTCCGGTCAAGTGGGTGTCTGACCGGACCGAGGCCTTCCTGACGGATGCACATGGCCGGGACCATCGCTCTGAAGCGGAACTCGCGCTTGACGCGGACAACAAGATCCTGGGCCTCAGGGTCAAGACGATCGCCAATCTCGGCGCCTACATGTCTTTGTTCTCGTCTTCCGTGCCGACGTATCTCTACGCTACGCTTCTTTCGGGTCAGTACGACATTCCGGCTATCCACGCCAACGTGAAGACGGTCTACACCAACACCACACCGGTGGACGCCTATCGGGGCGCAGGCCGGCCGGAGGCGACCTATCTTCTGGAGCGGATCATGGAAACGGCAGCCCGTGAAGTGGGCTTGTCGCCGGCAGAGTTCCGTCGCAAGAACTTCATCCGCACGTTCCCGCATCAGACACCGGTGATCATGTGCTACGACGCAGGTGATTATGATGCGACGCTGGACGCAGCCCTGAAGGCCGCGGACTACGACGGCTTTGCCGCCCGCAAGGCGGAAGCAGCTTCCCGCGGCAAGCTGCGCGGTATTGGTCTGTCCTGCTACATCGAGGCGTGCGGTATTGCACCGTCCGCTGCGGTCGGTTCACTTGGTGCCGGTGTCGGTCTTTGGGAATCTGCCGAAGTGCGTGTAAACCCTGTCGGATCGATCGAGGTTCTGACGGGGTCGCACAGCCATGGTCAGGGACACGAGACAACCTTTGCCCAGCTGATCAGCGAACGTTTTGGCCTGGATACCAATGCGGTGTCCATTGTTCATGGCGATACCGACAAGGTTCAGTTCGGTATGGGAACCTACGGCTCGCGCTCCGGTGCGGTTGGCATGTCGGCAATCGTCAAGGCGCTCGACAAGGTCGAAGCCAAGGCGAAGAAGATTGCTGCTCACCTGATGGAAGCCTCCGAAGGAGACATCCAGATCGAAGGTGGCGAATTGAAAGTAGCCGGCACCGACAAGAAGCTGACCTTCACCGAGGTGGCTCTCGCTGCCTACACGGCGCACAACCTGCCTGAAGGCATGGAGCCGGGCCTGAAGGAAGGTGCCTTCTACGATCCGACCAACTTCACCTTCCCGGCAGGTACCTATGTCTGCGAAGTCGAAGTGGATCCGGATACGGGCAAGACGGAAGTGGTCAACTTCGTCGCGGCTGACGACTTCGGCAACATCATCAACCCGATGATCGTGGAAGGTCAGGTGCATGGCGGTATTACGCAGGGCATTGGCCAGGCACTTCTGGAAAATGCGTCCTACGACGAAAACGGCCAGCTGCTGACGGCGTCCTACATGGATTACTGCATGCCGCGTGCCGATGATGTGCCGTCCTACAATCTGTCGACGCATGTCACGGCCTGCCCAGGCAACCCGCTTGGCATGAAAGGTTGCGGCGAGGCTGGGGCTATCGGATCTCCGCCGGCAGTTATCAATGCGATCACGGATGCGATCGGGGACAACAGCCTGTCGATGCCAGCCTCTCCTGAAAAGGTCTGGGCGCTTTACCATGCAGGTGTGAAGCAGGCGGCCGAATAA
- a CDS encoding FAD binding domain-containing protein: protein MYETTYHKAGSVAEAASLMANADDGKFLGGGQTLLPTMKQRLAAPSDLVDVTKIADMKGISANGDGVTIGAATSHFEVSTSDLVKQKLPGLASLAGGIGDPAVRHMGTIGGSIANNDPAADYPAALVALGATVVTSKRELAAEEFFTGMFETALDEDEIVVAVKFPGAAASAYAKYPNPASRYAMAGVFVAKGNDGSVKVAVTGAGQGGVFRMSAMETALASNFSADAVAGIAPDADDLLSDIHGSAAYRANLVTVMAKRAVQKA from the coding sequence ATGTATGAAACGACGTATCACAAGGCCGGATCAGTAGCGGAAGCTGCTTCACTAATGGCCAATGCCGATGACGGCAAATTCCTTGGTGGTGGCCAGACTTTGCTGCCAACCATGAAACAGCGGCTTGCAGCCCCCAGCGATCTGGTGGATGTGACCAAGATTGCGGACATGAAGGGGATCAGCGCAAACGGCGATGGTGTAACTATCGGCGCAGCAACGAGCCATTTCGAAGTCTCGACTTCCGATCTGGTGAAGCAGAAGCTTCCTGGACTGGCGTCACTCGCCGGTGGCATTGGTGACCCGGCGGTTCGTCATATGGGCACCATTGGCGGCTCGATTGCCAACAATGATCCTGCAGCCGACTACCCTGCTGCGCTGGTTGCGCTCGGTGCTACCGTTGTCACCAGCAAGCGGGAACTGGCAGCGGAAGAGTTCTTCACCGGCATGTTTGAAACCGCGCTTGATGAAGATGAAATCGTCGTCGCGGTCAAGTTTCCGGGTGCTGCGGCCAGTGCCTATGCCAAATACCCGAACCCGGCATCGCGTTATGCCATGGCCGGTGTCTTCGTTGCCAAAGGCAACGATGGCTCCGTCAAGGTTGCGGTAACCGGAGCAGGGCAGGGTGGTGTCTTCCGCATGTCCGCCATGGAAACGGCGCTTGCAAGTAATTTTTCAGCCGACGCCGTCGCCGGCATAGCGCCCGACGCAGACGATCTACTGTCAGACATTCACGGGTCTGCTGCTTATCGTGCGAACCTGGTTACCGTTATGGCAAAGCGCGCCGTCCAGAAGGCGTAA